AAAGCGTCCGAACCGGATGGTTTGAATTTGAGTGAAAAGGTGCTGTCTCTCCGAACATCCTGCTGGAAAAACGACCTCAAAAATAGATGGTATTTGTCGTAGTGATGTTGAGCTGCCTCAGACATGTGGCGGGAGTCTAGCACTTCTATAAAAATGAGTCCATAGGTGATTTTTTCGGTCGGTTTCTGAGCCGAATTATTCGTAAAATAAAGGGGATGCGCCGTCGATTTTCGAAGTTGGTTTCCAAATCCGGCGGTTGTATCATACAATCTAAGTGATTATAGAATAACAGGATAAGAATCGTTTTTGCTCCCCTTCCGGGAGTCGACAGTAATCAGGGCGAGAGTCAATGCGAGTGCTTGTGATATCGGATATTCATTCAAACTGGGCGGCGCTTTCCGCGATCCAGGAAGAGTTTGATTACTGCCTCTGCATCGGTGACCTGGTCGATTATGGAACCGACCCTTTGCCGTGTATTGAATGGGTTAAGCAGAACGCGAATGCCTGCGTACGAGGAAATCATGATCATGCGGTCGCGCAGCGCGTAGAGGCGAAAGGTACGACTGGGTTTCGCAAGCTGGCCTGTTTCACGCGGCCCCTGCATTGGGAACTATTGGATCGTGTCAGAATGAAATATCTGGCGCGGTTGCCGATCTCACAGCAGGTTACGATCGAAGGCACGACATTTTATCTGGTGCATGGAACGCCCCGTGATCCTCTGGATGAATATTTGAATGATAATGAAGCCGCCTGGAATGCACGCCTGCAGGGGATCAATGCCGACTTTGTTTGTGTCGGTCATACACACATTCCCTTTCACCTCAATCTGGGCGAGAAGCAGGTGGTCAATCCGGGAAGTGTCGGGCAGCCACGGGATGGAGACCCCCGTTGCTCCTACGCGATCATTGAAGACGGGAAAGTCACCCTGAAGCGGAAGGAGTACGACATTCAAGCCGCCCTCCGTCAGATGGAAGAAGCAGGACTGACAGGAGAAGCGCTGGAAATGGCTTCCAACGTTCTCCTGAACGGTCGTATGTCCTGATTTGATTTTATGCCTGTGGTTCGGTCATGCTCATCGGATCGAGGGCTTCCTTGAGCGTTTCCTCAGGTAGAATCTTTTGCTCGGTACATAATTCTCGAATGGTCTTGCCTGACTTGAACGCTTCTTTGGCGAGTGCCGAGGCTTTCTCGTAACCAATATGCGGGTTCAAGCTGGTCACCATCGAGAGGCTATTTTCGACGGCTGCATTGCAGGCTTCTTTGTTTGCTTCCATATTGTCAGAGCAGAGTCTCACAAATTCATTGCTGGAATTGGCGAGCAGATGAATGCTTTCCAGAGCTGTGAATCCCATCACGGGCATCATAATATTCAGTTGGAATTGTCCGCCGGCTGCTCCCGACATGGTGATGGTCTGGTCGTTGCCGATGACGCGGGTGCTGGCCTGCATCATGCTTTCGCACATTACCGGATTGACTTTTCCGGGCATGATGGAGCTGCCGGGCTGCAGGTCAGGAATTTTGACTTCATAGAAACCGCAGCGCGGGCCGGAACCAAGCCAGCGAATGTTATTGGAAACATTGAATAGCGTGGTCGCGATCGTTTTGAGTTCGGCGTGGCATTCTACCAGACCATCCCGCTGTGCATTTGCTTCAAAGTGATTGGCTGCTTCGACGAAGGCAATCCCGGTCAGTTTCGCAAGTTCTGCACTTACGCGATGACCAAATTCAGGGTGGGTGTTAATCCCCGAGCCGACCGCGGTACCTCCGACGGGCAATTCATACACGGCTGCCGCTGCTCGCTTGGCACGTTCGACACAGAGTTCCAGCTGACGGGCAAAGCCTCCGAATTCCTGTCCCAGCCGGAGTGGTGTTGCATCGGCCAGATGGGTGCGGCCAATTTTGATAATCTGATCCCAGTCTTTGGCTTTTTGAGCCAGACTGGCGGCGAATTTTTCGAGTCCCGGGATCAAAAGATTGTGAATGCTGGAAGCGAGGGCGACATGAATGGCAGTCGGAAAGGTATCATTGGTACTTTGGCCCATATTAACGTGGTCGTTCGGATGCACGGACTTTTCCGGAGCAAACCGATCTTCCCCCAGAATCTCAATCGCACGATTGCTGATGACTTCGTTGACATTCATATTGCTCGAAGTTCCCGAGCCGGTCTGGTAGACATCGATGGGAAACTGGTCGTCAAATTTGCCTTCAGCCACTTCGGTTGCCGCTGCGATCAGGGCTTTGATCTGTGTGTCGTTGAGAGGGTTTTTACCGGTTCCTGCCAGCTTTCCGATATCACGATTGGCATGAGCGGCCGCCAGTTTGACCTGTCCCATGGCATGAATCAGGCTGGGGGGCAGGGTATTGCCGGAGATTTGAAAATTCTCGACGGCCCGTTGTGTCTGTGCGCCGTAATAGGCGTCTGCTGGAACCTGCACTTCACCCATTGAATCACGTTCGGTTCGAAACCCGGACATTGGTTTGCTTCCTGTCTCTGCTAGAGTTGCCAAGTGTCTTATCAGACCTGGAATGACAGGTTGTCTGGAGTGGACCGCATGCTCGTTGGCGCGCTCGTCGCGACTTCCTGTCTGTTCAAGATTGATTGACGACTAGAGTAAATATAAAAAGAGTCGGCTCTCAAATGGTTTTGAAAGCCGGCCTTAATTCTAGCAAGTTGTCCTGTTTTCTCAATCGCCGTTCGGTTTCAGATCAAAAATGCTTACGGCAGAGGCTGGGAACTCCGCAGATAGCTGAACAGGTCGCGAATTTCTTTATTGGAGAGTTTGTCGAGTAATCCTTCTGGCATTAACGATTTCTTCTGCGGCAGCATTTCGTCAATGTTATCGCGTTCAACGGTGATACTCTGTCCGTCGGCACTACGGATTACAATCACATTGTTATCCTGATCGGCCAGGAAGCCGTTCACGGTTCGCCCATCCTCAGTGATGATCAGGAACGTTTCAAAGCCTTCTCGGATCTCCGCGGAGGGATTGACAATATTCACCAGCATTCGGTTGATATCGTCGCGTTTGAAAGCAGTCAGGTCGGGACCAATTTCGCCTCCCTTGCCGAAGAGTTTGTGGCATTTACCACAATTCTTCTGGAAAAGTTTTTCTCCCGCGTAGCGGTCGGGCTCTTCTTTGCTGTTTTGCAGCAGTCGTTGATTGACGGCGATCTGCTTTTGCATTTGTTCGGTGGTCGCACCGGCGATGGAGCCGAAGTGTTTTGAGATCAGCCCCGTAATGGCTTCATCGCTGTAAACGGTCATCTTCCGCGCGGTTTCCACTGAGACCGTCTCTTTGTTGATTTTTCCGGAATCGATGGCGGTCAGGAATTCGAGTGCCCACGGCTTTCGGATCGAAACCAGTGTCTGGGCTGCGCTCCGCAAATCGTCCGACATATCGGGGTACTGGGCACTGACCACTTTGCCGATGTTCGCATCCAGGTATTGCTGCAGGGCATTGATGGAGGCAATCTGCATTTGCAGGTCGCTGGAATTTTTGATGATATCCAGCAGTACCGGGACACTCGCAGGAACTTTCACTTCACCCAGGATCTGAATCAGGTCCAGCCGCTTTTGATTGTCGGCTTTGGGATCAGCGACGATCTTGAGTGCTTTGGCGATGGCGGCTTTGTCGCCTTGACGCATTCCCAGAGACATGGACTGTCCGCCGTATTTAGACATTGCCGTGATCAGTTCTTTCGGGAAACTGGTTTTGGAGCGGCCTTTCATTGCCGTCTCAAAGCCGGACATCAGGATTTCTGCGTGCGATTTTTCAGGTGCTAATTCAAGGAGTTTGGCGCAGACCATCAGATTATTACGGGATCCCGTTGAGGCATACCGCCGCATGATGCGTTCCAGGATATATTTTTCCACGATCGGATACTGCCAGACTTCGGCTTTCGAAAAATAAGCCAGTAATGCGTCGCGGTCTTTCTCGGCCCGTTTCTCCAGTGACCACCAGAGAATCAGGGGCAGATGGACATCATCCAGATCTTCAGACCGACTAAGCAGATTAAAGGCGATTGGTAGCCCGGTTTCTGCAGGAAGTCGTTTTGATGAACTGGCGAGCTGGCTACGGACTTGCACGTGTGGTTCGGTTAATGCGAGTGCAATCAGTTGCTGACCAATTTTGGCAGGGACCTGGTTTTCATCACACAACAATCTAATCGTCCAGGCACGCACGTATGGATCCTGATGCTGCAGTGCTTTTGCTGCGACAGTTTCATTCAGTCCACCACTCAGATTCAGCGCCCAGAGTGCTTCCAGCGCCGATTGCCCGTCTGAGGAAAACAGCTTTTGTTTCAATGCGGGAATGACGGATGCATCTTTGCGATCGCCGAACAATCGCAGGGCCTGCTGGCGATACCACTTGTTGGGATGGTCGAGAACGTCAACTAATTCCAGCGAAGATTTCTTACCTAGATCAAAGGGAGCAAGGGGCTTCGCATCTTTGGCTGTGAGGCGATAGATGCGACCGTCTCCTTTTTCTACCTGACCTGCGTAGTGCTGGCCGTGTGCGATTTGATGTTCGTACATGTCACAAAAATAAATCGCGCCATCGGGGCCGACTTTGATATCGACGGGGCGGAATCGTTTGTCGGTCGTCGCCACTGGTCGTTGCAGATCTTCAGTTTGATAGGAAGAACCGTCTGCGGTGATTTTGCTTTCGACCACGCGGCCCTGCAGCGGCTCTACGCCAAACAGATGCCCCCAGTATTTTTTCGGGAGTGTGTCTGCTTCATAGATGATGAAGTTGTGTGTGAAGCGGGGCACCTTGGCGTGTTTCATCGCCTGGAAGTAACCGAAGGCATACGGATTGGAAAGCGGGCCGTGCTTGCCGAAACCTTTCTGGTAATAGCTGCCTTGTGTGTAGTGAAAGCCTCGGGTGTTTCCGCCGTTATGACCGGAGTAGAGTCGTCCTTTATCATCGAACTCGACGCCGAACGCATTCCCGCCGCCCTCAGCGAAGATCTCATAAATTTTCTTTTCGGGATGATACCGCCAGATCAATTGCCCCAGCGATTGAATGGCTTCACTATCTTTTTGCCCCGGCTTTTTAACTTTGCCGGACACGGTACTTCCCTGGGAAGAATAGAGCCAGCCATCCGGGCCCCAGCGGAGGCTATTGACGACCGAGTGCGTATCTTCCATACCGAAGCCTTCGAGGTGTACGACCGGATCGCCATCGGGTACGTCGTCGTTGTCTTGATCGGGATAGAACAGCAGATAGGGAGGGTTCAAGACCCAGACGCCTCCACGTCCTTTAACAAATGAAGAGGCAATATTGAGACCGTCAACGAATGTTTTGAGTTTGTCGTATTTGCCGTCGCCGTTGGTATCTTCGTGGATGGTAATTTTGTCTGCACCCTTTTCATGATGCGGTGGTGGCAGAGGGACTTTATCGTAGACAGAGCGGTGGTGCTTGTCCTTACTCAGAATGCGTAAGCCTTCGGGGTAGGGATACTGCAAGTAGTTGATGACCCACATCCGGCCGCGTTCATCAAAATTTTGAAAGATGGGTTGCTTCACATAAGGTTCAGCCAGCACCTGTTCGATTTTGAGATCATCGGGCACCGTGAATTGTTTCAGTGAGTCAGCGGGGCTGAAGAATTCTCCGCCGGTATTTTTCGGAGGGGGAACCGGAGGCGCCGCTTGGGCTATGATCATTAAGGGTAAGGTGAGTGTGATCGTCGCCAGTAAGAACAATCGCTGGTTCATTGTTCCTGGTCCTTTATTTCTATGATTTGGTGTATCTTTTAAATAACAGGTGGGAATGTCGCTTTTTTACTGGTGAGCCGAATCCGGTTCCTTTTATAAAGTAAACTCAGAATCTTACTCTTAGTCTGTAGAGAGCGTGTGGCAAAATCAAGCATCAAGGGCTGATTCCCTGTTGGTTTCTTTGATTGTTCAAGCCTGTATCTTGAGTGTCGAGACGGAAAATCAGAACTCCACAGTAGATCTCGGCTGCTGCTTTTCTTTACGATGAAGTGACGCGCTTTTCTCAATCCTAAAACGTACTTTTCCACAAATCGTTCAAAATCAGGACCGTTTCCGATGTTTAAACACTCTACGATTTTTCTCGTCATGATTTATTTCTCTGTCTGTTTGCTTGAAGCCTTTGGTCAGGAGCCGAAGGTGGAAATGCATCCTGTGCCGCCGACTGTGGCCGAGAATGCGAAGCTGCAGGAAGAGTATGCTGCCAAGGCATTTTTTGAAGGCCCGATCTGGGACCCTGTCGGCAAGAAGTTGTACTTCACTTCGTTTGTTGATAAAGACACCAAAATTCTGCGTCTGGATGGGCGGGGAAAAGCCAGTATCTGGCTGGATCAGACAAAAGGCATTAATGGAACGTATCTCTCTGACAAGGGACGGATGCTCGGGGCCCAGGCCTATGGTCAGCATGTGATGAGTTACGGCTTTGGTGAGTCAGGTCCAAGTGATACGGTTGTTGTGGCGCAGAATCCCCAATGGAACCAGCCGAACGATGTTTGTCAAACGCCGAACGGAAACATTTATTTTACGGACCCCGATTTCAAAAATCGCAAAACGAGTGCCGTCTACGTCAAGACGACTGATGGGGACGTTAAGAAAATTATCACTGACATGCCTGTTCCCAACGGCGTGATCGCCACCAATGATGGGAAGACACTCTACGTGGGCGACAGTCACGAAAAACTCTGGCGGAGTTACCCGATCAAGGAGGATGGCACCGTTGGAGCAGGGAAGGTGTTTTTCAATCCCGATACTGAGCGAAAGGATTCCCCGGATGGCATGAGTATCGACGAGAAAGGAAATCTGTATCTGTCAGGGCGGGGAGGTGTCTGGGTTGCCAGCCCGGAAGGGAAGTCGCTCGGTTTAATCCCGGTACCGGAATTTTGCTCGAACGTGACGTTTGGGGGAGTCGATGGGAAGACCTTGTATTTTACTTGTGCAAATAAGGTTTACAGTTTGCAGATGAATGTCAAAGGGGCTCAGTTTCACTGAGACCATTTCAGAAAAACCGGCATTCTGTATTAAATGCTCGAACATAAAAAACAGGCGATGTCTGCAAAAGACATCGCCTGTTAACATGATCTCAATGAGAAACCCGCGTTTACAGAATCGCGGCGCCTTTGACGTCGATTCCCTTCAGGGTCATCTTCAATTCTTCCACGTTCGGTGAAATTTCGAAGGCATCGGCCCGACTGATAAATTCCTGGTCGATAAACCCTTTTAAACTGTCGTTAAACTGCTGCATGCCTTCGTCCTTTCCGATGCGGATGGCGGCGGCCAGTTTTTCATCCTGTTCTTCCAGAACCAGTTTTCGCACGGTAGGATTGAAGGTCATGATTTCCACAATTGGCACACGGCCCGGTGTATCGACAATGGTCTTTAACAGCTTCTGTGCAACGATGGCACGCATGTTAAACGCCAAACTTCCTCGCAGTGCTTTATGCATATCCTGGGGGAACAGGTCGAGAATACGTCCGATACAACTGGGGGCGTTAGATGCGTGAATGGTTCCAAACACAAGGTGCCCGGTTTCCGCAGCGTGGATCGCGGTGGAGAATGTTTCCATGTCACGCATTTCGCCCACCAGCATGATGTCGGGGTCTTGACGCACGGCATGTTTCATCGCAATTTCGAAGTCTTTCACATCAATGCCGACTTCACGTTGATTGATCAGACATTTATTCTGGGTGTATACAAATTCGATCGGGTCTTCAATTGTCAGAATGTGTTTGCGATAGTTGTCGTTGACCCAGTTCAACATCGAGGCAATGGTCGTACTTTTACCACTACCGGTCACCCCGGCCAGGAGCACCATCCCCTGGTCGAACTTACAAAGCGATTCCATCACGGGAGGCAGGTACAGCCCTTCAAAGTTCGGAATCGAGCGTTCGATTTTACGGGAGACCATACCCGGAAAGCCCAGCTGGATGAATAAGTTCACACGGAAACGCCAGGCTTCACCTTCATATTCTACAACGTAAGAAAAGTCGGCTCCCCCTTCATCAACGAAGATTTTCTTGTTTCGTTCATCCATCATCGGATCAAATAAAGCCATCATCTGATCCCGGTCAATGGGGGGCATCTGCAGTTCGCGCAGAGTTCCTTTCACACGCAGGATGGGTGCTTTGCCGACCTGCATATGCAAGTCGGAGCCGCCATGTTTGATTAACTGGCGGAATACTTTATCGACCTCATTTTCCGCACGACCCGTGATCGGGGAAATGTCTTTTGCTTTCGCAGGAACGGTTGTCGCCATTAACAAACTCCACTTATCAAATAATCTGTTCGGCTACACGATCCTGTAGCTGAGTAGAAATGAAA
This window of the Gimesia fumaroli genome carries:
- a CDS encoding type IV pilus twitching motility protein PilT, whose protein sequence is MATTVPAKAKDISPITGRAENEVDKVFRQLIKHGGSDLHMQVGKAPILRVKGTLRELQMPPIDRDQMMALFDPMMDERNKKIFVDEGGADFSYVVEYEGEAWRFRVNLFIQLGFPGMVSRKIERSIPNFEGLYLPPVMESLCKFDQGMVLLAGVTGSGKSTTIASMLNWVNDNYRKHILTIEDPIEFVYTQNKCLINQREVGIDVKDFEIAMKHAVRQDPDIMLVGEMRDMETFSTAIHAAETGHLVFGTIHASNAPSCIGRILDLFPQDMHKALRGSLAFNMRAIVAQKLLKTIVDTPGRVPIVEIMTFNPTVRKLVLEEQDEKLAAAIRIGKDEGMQQFNDSLKGFIDQEFISRADAFEISPNVEELKMTLKGIDVKGAAIL
- a CDS encoding class II fumarate hydratase, with amino-acid sequence MSGFRTERDSMGEVQVPADAYYGAQTQRAVENFQISGNTLPPSLIHAMGQVKLAAAHANRDIGKLAGTGKNPLNDTQIKALIAAATEVAEGKFDDQFPIDVYQTGSGTSSNMNVNEVISNRAIEILGEDRFAPEKSVHPNDHVNMGQSTNDTFPTAIHVALASSIHNLLIPGLEKFAASLAQKAKDWDQIIKIGRTHLADATPLRLGQEFGGFARQLELCVERAKRAAAAVYELPVGGTAVGSGINTHPEFGHRVSAELAKLTGIAFVEAANHFEANAQRDGLVECHAELKTIATTLFNVSNNIRWLGSGPRCGFYEVKIPDLQPGSSIMPGKVNPVMCESMMQASTRVIGNDQTITMSGAAGGQFQLNIMMPVMGFTALESIHLLANSSNEFVRLCSDNMEANKEACNAAVENSLSMVTSLNPHIGYEKASALAKEAFKSGKTIRELCTEQKILPEETLKEALDPMSMTEPQA
- a CDS encoding PVC-type heme-binding CxxCH protein gives rise to the protein MNQRLFLLATITLTLPLMIIAQAAPPVPPPKNTGGEFFSPADSLKQFTVPDDLKIEQVLAEPYVKQPIFQNFDERGRMWVINYLQYPYPEGLRILSKDKHHRSVYDKVPLPPPHHEKGADKITIHEDTNGDGKYDKLKTFVDGLNIASSFVKGRGGVWVLNPPYLLFYPDQDNDDVPDGDPVVHLEGFGMEDTHSVVNSLRWGPDGWLYSSQGSTVSGKVKKPGQKDSEAIQSLGQLIWRYHPEKKIYEIFAEGGGNAFGVEFDDKGRLYSGHNGGNTRGFHYTQGSYYQKGFGKHGPLSNPYAFGYFQAMKHAKVPRFTHNFIIYEADTLPKKYWGHLFGVEPLQGRVVESKITADGSSYQTEDLQRPVATTDKRFRPVDIKVGPDGAIYFCDMYEHQIAHGQHYAGQVEKGDGRIYRLTAKDAKPLAPFDLGKKSSLELVDVLDHPNKWYRQQALRLFGDRKDASVIPALKQKLFSSDGQSALEALWALNLSGGLNETVAAKALQHQDPYVRAWTIRLLCDENQVPAKIGQQLIALALTEPHVQVRSQLASSSKRLPAETGLPIAFNLLSRSEDLDDVHLPLILWWSLEKRAEKDRDALLAYFSKAEVWQYPIVEKYILERIMRRYASTGSRNNLMVCAKLLELAPEKSHAEILMSGFETAMKGRSKTSFPKELITAMSKYGGQSMSLGMRQGDKAAIAKALKIVADPKADNQKRLDLIQILGEVKVPASVPVLLDIIKNSSDLQMQIASINALQQYLDANIGKVVSAQYPDMSDDLRSAAQTLVSIRKPWALEFLTAIDSGKINKETVSVETARKMTVYSDEAITGLISKHFGSIAGATTEQMQKQIAVNQRLLQNSKEEPDRYAGEKLFQKNCGKCHKLFGKGGEIGPDLTAFKRDDINRMLVNIVNPSAEIREGFETFLIITEDGRTVNGFLADQDNNVIVIRSADGQSITVERDNIDEMLPQKKSLMPEGLLDKLSNKEIRDLFSYLRSSQPLP
- a CDS encoding metallophosphoesterase family protein; its protein translation is MRVLVISDIHSNWAALSAIQEEFDYCLCIGDLVDYGTDPLPCIEWVKQNANACVRGNHDHAVAQRVEAKGTTGFRKLACFTRPLHWELLDRVRMKYLARLPISQQVTIEGTTFYLVHGTPRDPLDEYLNDNEAAWNARLQGINADFVCVGHTHIPFHLNLGEKQVVNPGSVGQPRDGDPRCSYAIIEDGKVTLKRKEYDIQAALRQMEEAGLTGEALEMASNVLLNGRMS
- a CDS encoding SMP-30/gluconolactonase/LRE family protein, translating into MFKHSTIFLVMIYFSVCLLEAFGQEPKVEMHPVPPTVAENAKLQEEYAAKAFFEGPIWDPVGKKLYFTSFVDKDTKILRLDGRGKASIWLDQTKGINGTYLSDKGRMLGAQAYGQHVMSYGFGESGPSDTVVVAQNPQWNQPNDVCQTPNGNIYFTDPDFKNRKTSAVYVKTTDGDVKKIITDMPVPNGVIATNDGKTLYVGDSHEKLWRSYPIKEDGTVGAGKVFFNPDTERKDSPDGMSIDEKGNLYLSGRGGVWVASPEGKSLGLIPVPEFCSNVTFGGVDGKTLYFTCANKVYSLQMNVKGAQFH